AGAGGGCTTGAAAAAACACAAACCCTAACAATTATCTACACACATTAGTCAGGATTAACAAAGAAATATCATAACActttttttagttttattaatttaatttaatttaatttatttatttattttaaaaaaaaggtgGTCCCTTCTTACAACATTAATCAATCTCCCTACGTACGTTGTTTCCCTCTGTCCATAAATATAACACTTCTCTTTCTCTCACACACTTTCAGGCTGTATTTAAATGCTTTGAGCTTCCAAAAGTTGCAGAGAATTCTTATTAGAATCccatttgttttgttttcttctacTCCCTTTTGCTCTGAGAAAATATGGAATTCCCGATCGTGGGTGGATTATTTTGAGGAATTATTTCCATTTTTTCACCCAAGAAAGAAgcatatttatagatttatatatatatatttcagcaAGTTTCTTACAATCTTGAGTAGAAGTTTCACAATTTTCACACAAGATTATGGATATAAGCCATCATAGATTGAGAAACTCTAACACTTGGGAGCAATACAACGTCATGGCTATGGAAGATCAAGCCCTTCCCCTTCATCTTCAAGATCACCAAACCCTTTTTGATAATAATCACACACAATGGTCGAGTTATCCTGCGATTCTCCAAGAAACGTCAAATAATTCGCAACCAAGCCAGTTTTTAGCTGCTCCGAGTTTCGTCGGGGTCGACCAGAATGCGAATTTCAAGCTAGAAGTAGATCAAGAATCTGAAGAGCTAGAAGAAGAACTAGGAGCCATGAAAGAAATGATGTTCAAGATTGCAGCAATGCAGCCAGTCGACATCGACCCGGCCACGATCCGTAAACCTAAAAGGCGCAACGTTCGGATCAGCGAAGACCCGCAAAGCGTCGCGGCTCGTCACCGCCGTGAGAGGATCAGCGAGAAGATCCGAATCTTGCAGAGACTTGTGCCCGGTGGGACTAAAATGGACACTGCTTCAATGCTGGATGAAGCTATTCGATATGTTAAGTTCTTGAAAAGACAAATCAGGCTCCTCCAAGGTGGTGGAAGCCACCATCAGCAACCGTGCACGGCGCTCACCGACACCGCCGCTGCTACTTCGACGGACTTAGACTGGGTGGCGCTAGGAGGAACATCCTCGTATATGTTTGGAGGTAATAATAGTGATCATGGGGGAGGTGAGGAGCATCATCCCATGTGTTATAACCCTAAGTTTATTGgtcaataattataaaaatttcattaaaaacgCAACAATTGTGTGTATAATCTATATCGGATTAATGTTGGGATTTGATGCAATTTTACATAATATCCAAAATCTGTGATGCATGTGATGATTGTTATACCAAGAACAAGAAAAAGTTTGTTAGGATATAGTTGACCAAGGCGAAATCGTAATAATCAAAACGGTTATATGGATAATATTTTAGCATTATAAAACAAGGCTTTTTGGCTCTCTGTTCTGAAAGTTCCTTTGTCCTAATTCCCTCCCCGGAATATTAAAATACCCGTGACGTGAGAAACTTATATGTATAGCCTTTATTCCCCTCTGAATATATTGTGTGTAacacacacacgcacgcacACCTGTCTGTGTGTGTTTCTTGCACGCTTTATATAATCATATCATATGATGAGACTTCATGGTAATCACAAAATATGATGGTTTTCATAAGAAAATCATCAGTGATCATCATTTCATCAAACCCTGTACTCCCAAAAAAAAAACTGCAATAAGCTttcatttttaggatttttgtCAGTGATATTACCATATAATCATGAATTTTCTTGATGCCTCTGCATGACTGCACACAAAATTATCATAGGGATTATCCAAAAcctggtgtgtgtgtgtgtatttatGCATATACTTGTAAAAAGTTTTATGGGTTTTCTGGAGAAAGTTGTGTGCATATATATAAGTTTAGTTACTGAAGCATGCAACCTATGGAGCATGGGATTTGATCATGTGCTTTTTCTCGTCTAGAAATAGGCTTTTTAATTGAATGATGATGGTCCGATGTACAGCTTCTTTAATTAACTAATTTCTTGGAACTCGAAAAATCTTGCTACAATATAATTAACATATTATACATCAATAAATGTATATGAACTTTTGGTTGGGATAATTTTATACATGTATCAATACATTATGGCATAGTTTGatacacatgataggataaacatgtgatatataatataaggataatgataaataagatgtaggatattatatctaatgtttgttatgattttaataatagtaattaaatttatatattagattgtactgacaaaattaaccttatcataataaattttatagtttcaAAGTTGTTACTtgtgttcatattttttatctgttcatgcgccgatagtgcttgcatgatttatttatttttacctaattttatatattatataatatgataattgagtccttgattttgtgagtcaagtcaaatatcaatttttaaggttaatcgagttatgctaataattttattgctatttataaaaattatttatataattatctcgaatttatttatataattatcatattatataatatataaaaataaataaaaatatttatttgattttaatttctaccgactagcatagatttataaaaatcatttataaattgagaGCAATTAAGTCATGTGTAGTGTATTTTATcactaaattaaaattatcacacttAAGAGAAGGGACATTTTAtctttctaaaaaattatttatcaagggtTCATGATATTATCATGGGCTTTTTAAAAAGGTACCAAGCATGTGATAaggaggattatttatcaatccctcCCTTATCCCATATACCAAACTATGCCTATAAAAAAAACGAATATGGTAATAATTTCGATAATTTTCTGTGTGTTGAAGTTAATTTCCTTGAAGTATAGCATGCACATAAACTTGGTATTCACTTGACTAAGAGAGATAAATCAAGGTGGTTCTAATATCTAGCTTAACTAATTATTTGTTTtgtttcttttcattttttgttTAAATTGGAAGAGATGTTACGAGTTAGAAGGATTTAATGGGATCCTACGATAATTTGAGTTTACTATTTTCGTATAAATCGAATATAGATACAAATTGGTCGTTAGAGAAAATCATCATGTGAATCATCATGCAGCCGTTTGAGTACACAAATTAAAAGGAAATCAGCTTAGATATATAACATGATCATCACAAATTTACTGGTCCTTTTAAGAGTTTGGTATGCTTAAAATTAGcccaaatttatattatatatatgtttgtttACATTTTACATTGAGAAATGTAGTGCTTGAAGATGTGTTTGTTAACTGTGAGATTGTGTGGGACTACTGCAAGTTGGAGATGCCGAAGGAGGGATCCAATTAAGATAGCAAGAGTTGGTGAAAGAAGCTAGTAGAGTATGATGTAACGTATTCATAGAACAAAAGGTAAGTTttccatgaaaaaaaaattacccatataaattctatatttgtttaataaaaatCCTCTAAGTTGTGTTTTGTGTTTTCATCCTTTAATTCGTTAAAGTTTGGTCTACTTGCACTAActtggtttttttaaaaaattgtatttaGTCGATCTTAATTGTCTCGCTAAAGTGATGATGTTGCGCTGGACATGACAATAATGTCTCGTGCCACGTCAATAATATCATGTGCCAAATCGGTAATTTCCAGCGCTACATCAATAAGTTCTCCATCGTCACTTTGGCGAAATAATActagaaacaaaaaaaaaaagaaaaacaaaaaacaaaattaattattaaagacCAGACATTAACTACTTAAAGAACCAAAACCAAGAACCAAGTTTctgaataataatttaatacatCATGAAGTGCTCTAAATCAAGTCACAGTTATCGATCTCACAATATGGGATTTTTTCATTTTGGTCTTGTTTTTGGCCATTTAAAGTCTTGTCAAATAATTGctatacttttaaattttaatgtgTTTTCATCGAAACGTTGACATGGCACCACAAATGATGATATGTCACCCAAATATGTTTATGTGACTACAAACATCGATGACATTTTCAATGTCAAGTAAGCTCTccgaagaaaaaaattaaaattaaaaaatgaaagttAATGACCTAAGACTATGAATTGACCGATAAAATGATCAAAAACGTTAGGTTTGCGAATTCTCGCCTAGGATTTGTGTAGTTTTCTTGCAGATGTTATATACAAAAATTGAACGGTTGAATTTGGCTGAATTTTGAACATGATATTTAAAACATTATTTTGTGTATTTAGAATGGTGAAGAACATATTCAGAACAAATTTGGATGGCAAGCGCCATTTGAAAAATGGACTGAATGTTGCTCACGAATTTTGTTGTTAAAACAAAAAATGTGAGAAGAAAGTATGTTGAATGGTGTATTTTCTATTCATAAATGAGAGCAAGTATTTATAGGTAGGATGCGAGAGTCAAATATGGAAACCGGCCAAAATCAAGGCTGCCATTATGCGGCATGATTTTGGAAAAACTTGATGGCTTGATTGCCAAATTTGGGTTCCCACAACTTGCAAAAAAAGAGAGCGAAAAACTTTCATttggattttaaaattaaagctGTAAAAATGGGCTAGATCCGTCCCGCCAAAGAAAATAAGCGGGTTGGTTTACAATGTTAATGACCTATTTGGTTTGGGGGTCGTGCTGGTTGCTGGccatttatttaaaattctaatttttcattaaaattttgtgaaatttttGCATCAAGATTCTTACTTTTAGAGTATGCATTTTTTGAATTTGAGACTagcatttgatttatatttagcgattttgattttcaatttttataattaagttTCTCtttatgttatttatatttcttggatatgtgttttttttatcaaaatataaTCGATGGCATTGAAATATCTTGTTATTGTGTAgcattgttaattttttttaaaaaaaatctcaacTATTGAAGTTTTTCATATATTTGcattgttaatttttaaaaaaacaaccGAGAAATTTTCTAACATTAACTACCCTACTTCAACTATGTTTCTACATTTGCTTTTCAAtatgttttataaatttattgaatatcgtGATAATTCTGTTTATGCGTGGTTTTGcttcaaatatggaaaacaatttttaaaatattaggaAACTATCCCAATTGTACATGATTTTAGCAACATTACTTGATCCTACTCAAAATCAAGGAGGATTAGACATGTTTTTtgaatattatgctaaatttCTTCGAAAAAATGTTAACGAACAAAAGAAGTCAATCATGCATTCTCTCCAAAAATTGTTTGATTTGTGTGCTAGTGAACAATGTGATGAACCGCGTGCACAGCCGAAGGAGATGCCGACATATAAAAGCAAAAGTTGAGCACTGAACTTCTTTCAAAGTTTGAAACGACAAAAGTTCAAAGGAAAATCGGTGACAACAACCAATTACAATGAGATCCAAATTTATCTAAGCCAGTATATTGAGACTATGGAGAATTTCGAAGTTCTTGATTGGTGGAAAGCAAATTCTAAACTTTATCCAGTGTTAGCTACAATTGCAAGAGATGTCCTACTCATTCAAAGTTCAAGTGTTGCTACCGAATCAGCATTTTCAGTATGTGGAATGATCATTGGTGAACAAAGAACTAATTTAAAGTCAGAAACACTTTCAATGCTAACATGCCTACAAGATTGGTTTGCAGCCGAAAAAAAGAATAGGACTGTTGGCGCAATCGATTAATTTCAAAGCTCAAATTCCGATGAAGATCCgaaatattgaaaatatattttaataaatcgtGATGTATTTTAGATTCTCAATTGTAATATCAAtctttcaattattttatttttatgattattcaGTATTGTTTCAACTCaaaatactaataaaaaaatattcattaataaatgtaattatatattaaaaataataatattcgaACAAGAAACTCGGAACCGGTCCAAATCGAACCGGAACCGGTCTAAAATTCATCGAACCGGTCCAAGATTGGATTGGTTCCAAGATTTACCGGAACCGGTTCCGACCGGTTCTGGCATTGCCCGTTCTGGAACTAGTCGGAACCGGAACTCTAGAACCGATAAGCACCCCTACTTGCAATTACGGAAGGAGATTCACAAAAGTATGGTAAGTCTTGCCACCCAATACCTATAAATACAAGGCCAAGGCATTCTCGAAAATCAAATCTCTCCATCACTCAAATTTCGAGAATTGCTCTCTAAAGTAGtgccaaatttttgaagattttgCAAGACGAAGTTTTGTCCAAACTTTGTCAAGATATAAGCATTATTTTCGAGTAGTTCATTCACTTTTGATATATGAATCATTTAACTCGTTATGTTGTTTTAAACCAACCAGCATATAttttatgtatgatttttgATATATGCATATTTGAAACACTGAATTTTATGAACAAATGATAGGAATGTATATCCTGAACATACTTGATTCCCGATTCATGTCTCACCCCTTAGAAGATTAAAAAATAGGGGACTGATATTagttagccatgaaattcattaTCTATTCAATGCAAAAGTTTAATGGttgtttatttatgaaaataagaatatttATGCTTATATCTGCTATTACTGTTATACTTgcaatttttgttgaaaattatttttaaaggttGTAAGGATTCCTCCCTCTTAGTGAATGATGACCATATGACTTATCCACTCACCCCTTCTTCGATAAGAACAATGAACTGTTAGAGAATGAGGAACATGCCCAGTTTTGaggatgatgaagaagaataaGATCGCTGTCATTGTTTAGTTTCGTTTCCTTTAAATTATGGTTTATATTATGCTGCTGCAAAACATTATGCTattatgttattttgaatttgtaaagacaatattcCGTTTTATGAAATAAATAGACTGGTTTGGGAAGTCTGTACTTTTGAGACTTGTTGTTTACAATTATGTGATTATTAAACAACGTCGGTGTCTATACGCATCGAGCTCAATACGTGACAGCATGAGCAAATCAAAACACAAACCAAGCTGAAATAGAACTCCACCCATAAAGAGAGAGTTGTGAGGAACAAGAAAATATATTAGCATCAACTCTTAAAAGTTAATAAAGCACTTTTACATGTTCAAGCGTACATGAAATTATCATTTGAATAGATCGCTCTCAAAAAATACATGAGTTATATAGATTAGTTGAATGAGGATATGCAATCAAATTTGTAATCGTTGTTGTGTGACTTATCGTCCCAGTCGTAGTTGAGTTTTTTCTAGGAGTTTTGGATATAAGAGCGACCTTAGTCGAAGTGGGTTCGTACaaaagttgtataaatcaaagctttctagtgaatttttccTACACCGATAAGAAGAGATGAGTAGAAAGATTACATCATCTTCGAACCTCAATAAATCTTGTGTTTTTATCTTGCATGAATATTTAAGTTTCTTGAGTTTATTCGTACTATTTTGTATTACTTTGTTGAATCATTTAATGtgttttataaaatatcatatttcatgCCAAGTgtatgataaaatgattcagTCAAactgtttttatatatttttcttgCATACCTAGAATTTGGAATGGTGGTAGATGAATAACCGTAATCAAATCAGGTGATTTGAGGCATGTGATCTTCCtaataacatttttttataGTAGATCTTTTGTGAAACAGTCTCACAGATCTTTATCAATGAGATGGGtcgtgtaaggtccaaaattaagacgacgtaatcgaactgcatgcgaatctaagaaattatgaaaaattgagtaattaattgattttagttgctaattaattatgtgacgtacttgtttatatgctaaatgagatttatttgtcatcatgcaaaaaaaaatgtattttaggaatattcaagtgaccatcgaggaacggggatcgggggctgaagaaaacgtaaaatatttttattaaataattatttttaattatttaaaagatggtcgatgctttttagtatttttgtgaaattaagggttttgaggtgattttatacgccggggcgtaaattttatcggtgttggtttttcaactaaaatacgagctttttggcaacccggctaataaattcacatatttaattaaagaaaaactttggtattattttatttaaatcctaatttaactaatgggcctaattttttggcttaataggcctaaagcctacttagggatttaattagtatttaaagtgtaaaaAGTTGCAAAACCTAGTCTACCATCAAATAAATCGGCCACCACATAGTTTTTATTCTGAAAATTCCCCACCCCTCCCATACACACACGGCACTCACCACACCAAGCTAGAAGAGGTTTTCGAAGGCATCAAGCCAAGagcaagccatcgtcgcgtcccgttcttcgtcgtcaacggtttttcgtgcgtataaaacgcaaaggcacaccctaatctccctttactcatccatcatatcatattaatgcttaaattattggatgcatgaataacatgaaagaaaaacaagtgccacttttctaaattttcgttttggatcatagcatgatatgttaagcaaggtttttgattcttaAAACATGATTGTATGTTGTTTAAGGACTGCCATGATCTAGGCCATGATATACAAGGGTTTACACGTGAGTTAGGGTCCTGTAAGCGCACCGTACACGCTGGAATTTGAAGAGCACCAAATAAAACGTAAGTTGCTCTCATGGGAAGAACATGGGTTCGGTTAGGGGTCCTCACGGCCAGGCTTGGTGCGGCTcttgtccaggggctagccaggggcgtgggggagaccagggaagagtcctagccatgctaggactcgagaggagaggcggcgaagagtccatcgtaggaaggactctacccgagagagTGGCACAAAGCTGCTGCATGTTTCGCACAGCTTCAGGGGTCCAGGGGCTCGATGCATGGGGCACGGGCTAGGAAAGGGTggttcactagggtcctaaggaGGTGCACAACACACGGGTTTGGGGCTAGGGTCGTTGGCTAGGGTCCCTAACACAACAAACAAGAGTCCACACAATttaaaactctcggccagattAGGTGTCACCTGGGGCTGCTTCGTTTTCGA
The sequence above is a segment of the Primulina tabacum isolate GXHZ01 chromosome 6, ASM2559414v2, whole genome shotgun sequence genome. Coding sequences within it:
- the LOC142548228 gene encoding uncharacterized protein LOC142548228, which gives rise to MDISHHRLRNSNTWEQYNVMAMEDQALPLHLQDHQTLFDNNHTQWSSYPAILQETSNNSQPSQFLAAPSFVGVDQNANFKLEVDQESEELEEELGAMKEMMFKIAAMQPVDIDPATIRKPKRRNVRISEDPQSVAARHRRERISEKIRILQRLVPGGTKMDTASMLDEAIRYVKFLKRQIRLLQGGGSHHQQPCTALTDTAAATSTDLDWVALGGTSSYMFGGNNSDHGGGEEHHPMCYNPKFIGQ